ACGGGAGGCCTCGGCGGCGATGCGCTCGAAGATGTCGTTCACGAACGAGTTCATGATCGACATGGCCTTGCTGGAGATACCGGTGTCGGGGTGGACCTGCTTGAGCACCTTGTAGATGTAGATGGCGTAGCTCTCCTTGCGCTTAtgcttcttctttttcttcgaGTCAGACTTGGAGATGTTCTTCTGGGCCTTGCCGGATTTCTTGGCGGCCTTACCGCTAGTCTTGGGTGGCATTGTGATATAGTTAGATGCTTACAGTACGAGAGTTGAACTGGTAATGtgaacaaaaattttttttttttttttttttgaggatTTTGATGGAATTTAGAGAAATTGGGCCTCTATCATATCCATAAATTTGACGCCGGGGTGTTCCGAAGGGACATCCCGGGGGAATAGAAAAGTTGCCTGCGTCCTGAAGGGACTCAGGTCTTAGCCTCCTGTGAGGGTATTAGTAAGTTACTGGTCAGTGATGTTAGGTTAGTCATGTTTATTGTAAGTAGGTTGTCGGTTTGTCTGTAGACAGCGGGGGAGAGCGAAATGATAACACATTAGGATCGGAAGCAGTAGATATGGACATCATTAAGTGTTAGCCTGAGCTACCGCCCCTGCAGCCATTCGTTGAGACGTGGTGACCTGCGGAACAAAAGTTAGGGGTACACCCACTCGCGGGTTTGATTTGAGTCGTTTCTGTATATTTAAGATATGTGCTATTGCGGATATGGCGTCATTGTCTGTCAGGTTTGTCAGTTCTATTTTGTGTGTGCAGTCAGGTGGGAAAGTTTCTTTGCGGGGGGGGTCTTCGTTGAGTCTGATCGTTATATCGTCGTCAGGGTCTGAGAGAACGTGTTTTGGTCTACGTCTACCTCTTTTAGTGTTTTGTCGAGGGGTGTAGGAAACTGTGGAAACAATTAGTGGATTAGAGTGATGGGGGGCTTTGTCGAAGTACCTCCTTGaggcatattggagaaaatttTGTACTGATTGGAGGTTCAAGTCATGATGGAGGTCTTCGTTCCTAATATACCAGGCCGCGCCAGTTGCCCTTCTGAGGAAACGGTTCTGGAGTACTTGAAATGATTTTAGTTTGTGCTTGGATGATTGGGCGAAGACCACGCTGGCGTAGGATAGGATGGGTCTAATACAGGTTTTGTACAGCGTGATCTTCGCCCTGATGCTCATGTTACCTTTAATGAGAGGATTCAAACGGCCCATGATATATGCTGCCCTGTCCCTTACTATTTTTATATGCTTATGGAAGTTTAGGCGCGTATCCAGGGTTACCCCCAAATATTTGGCATGATCACTCCacgttatatatttattaaaaagtttAATCTTATCATAGTTTTGTTGGGTATGTTGAAGACCACCCCCCTTTTTGGTAAAGAGGATGGCGACACTTTTTTCAGGATTCACCTCAATTCTCCAGCGGTCGAACCAGTCCTCTAGGGAGTCCGCCGCTCGCTGGAGGAGAGAGGTGAGTATGGTTGGAGAGCGGGATGAGGCATAAAACGCTGTGTCATCAGCAAATAATGCGTACTGGACATCTTGTACTTTGGGTATGTCGTTGACGTACAGGGAGAACAGTGTTGGCGACAGAACCGAACCCTGTGGCACACCTGCCTTCACGGGGTGATAGGTAGAGAGGGACCCCTCCACTCTGTAACCAAAGCTTCGACCGGTTAAGAAGTCTCTGATGATATGGATGAGACGTGTTGGCACACCTAGTTTATTCAACTTGTAAATCAAGCCGGTGTGCCATACCTTGTCGAAGGCCTTGGCCACATCGAGGAAGACTGCTCCCGTTGGGATGGGTCTCCTCCTCTCCGTCAGCCGTTGAAGGATGTGCTCTGTGATTCTATGGACTTGATGAACACAAGAGTGGTTTGCCCTGAACCCAAACTGCTCCCCCTGTAAAATGTCATTTCCGTCTGTATATTGGTGAATCCTATTGAGGACACAGCGTTCGTAAATTTTGCCCATTATGTTGAGGAGGCTGATGGGTCTATAACTGGTGGGAATATTACTAGGTTTCCCCGGCTTTGGGATGCCGATGACGACTGCCACCTTCCACGCTGTCGGAAAGTGGCAGCCGCCAAGAGCTGCATTATAGATTTTTAATAGGATATGGATTAGTGGGTCTGGGAGAAGTTTATAAAATCTGTTGGGTATTCCGTCAATTCCAGGTGCTTTTAATGGTTTTAGCTTATTTATTATTCGTTTGAGTTCTGCAAAAGTGATCTGCTGGAGTGGGGGATCTGCTGGTGGATCTATTAAGAGCTCCTCCACCTCCTCCTCTATTATGGGAATGTGGTCTGGATCGTTGGGTTCCTTGCCGGGAGAGCATTGATCCTCCAGGCTATGGGCTAGGCATTCGGCCTTTTCAGTGTCGGTAAAAGCCGGTAGGTGGGAGTCAGGGCGAACAAGCGGGGGCATTAACACTACCGTGTCAGCCTTGAGAGACCTGGCCAGTTGCCAATAGGCTTTGTGACCTGGCCTGATCTCTTCGAGCATGTCGTTCCACTTGTCCTCCCTGTGCACCTTTAACTTTTCCTTTATTTGCCTTTGGAGCCGGTTAATTTCATTTTTGCTCTCACGGGAGGGAAAGTGATCGTAGTTTTTTAGAACAAAGTTTTTTCTGTTAATTAAGTCATTTATCTCTGGGGGGAGCTGCCATCGTCTATCATCATCAGCCGGGACTGTCCTGGTACAGCTATTTATAACATCTTGAAAGCCCTTGGTTAAGTCCTCGACTGCTTTCTCCAGTGAGGCCTTTGATGATAGGTCaggatttaataaatttaaaagtggactgTCCTCCTTGGCCAGTTCCACCCCCACGTTTGCCCAGTTCACCACCTTCTTTGTGGCGTCTGGATCCGTTGGGGGAGGGCCCAGCCTGAGGATGACAGGTCTGTGGTCGGAGTTAAGGATGTGAGCCACCTCTATTGATCGCATTCTGAGTGACACGTTTTTCATAAGTGCGACGTCCAAGATATCTGGCAGGAAATCGTCCTGTGCTGGATAGTGAGTAGGCTCGAGGGGAGATAATATGTCAATCGGGGGGTCGGATTTTAGGAGCAGCTGACATAACAGCCTGCCATTCCCGTTGCTCACCCTGCAGTTCCATTGAACGTGCTTGGCATTGAAGTCGCCGGCCACTATGACCGACTCGTCCATGCCAAACACGGTCTCCAGGTCCTGCAGGATGATACTCTTGGATGCAGGCTGGTATGCAGAGACTATTGTGATGGGCATATGGCCTGTGAGTGCTAATCTACATGCAGAAATTTCTAAGTTGGTTAGGGTTGGAGGGGGGATGACCGAGCAGTGTAGCtcctttttataatatattaggGTACCGCCTTTAACAATTCCCAGCCTGTCATTTCTAATTATCTTGTAATTGGCTATCTTGGGGCTTCTGTGGGTTGGTTTTAGGAATGTTTCCTGTACCAGGAGGATATCCAGTTGGAGTGATTTCATAGCCCCTGCTAGCTCTTCTTTTTTCCCATGAATTCCGTTTACGTTAAAAAAGCCTACGTTTAATGATTTTGGTTTATTTCTACTAATGGGCGTGCAATCCATTAACGCTGTTTTTACATaggtttttaatatttgataGTAGTTTCGCATGCTGGGCCATGGCTAATAATTGCTGAGCTGTGGAGTTAGCGTTCCTGATCTTCGAAGCCAGTAAACAGACCTCATCTATGTCTAATGCGTTCGCCATATCCATCACCAACTGTAGGTCCGCTTCGGGGTTGCCATATGGGTGTGGGATGTGGGAAAGGTGAGACTGCTGCGGAGGAGCGACTGCTGTTCGTCTTTGATTGGTTGAGGGCATTTGCGACTTCCGATGATGCGGCACTGTAGGTGGTGGCGGGGAAGTTTTGAGGTGTGAGGAGGAGGGGGGGGAGGAGTTTGTTTGGTAGGGGTAGGGGTGAGGGTTTGATGCTTGGCGTTGATTGGCAGTAGAGGTATTTGATTGCCAGGTTTGGGTTAGGGAGTGGGGAGGATTTCTGCTCCATGCGTTGCTTGCATTGTATTTCTCTGAAATTTTTCGTTGAGGTGGTTGAAGTTGGGGCTGGGTTTGAGTTTGAGAGGGCATATTACGTGGTGTGGGTAAGATTGGAAAGATGTCCCTGGTAACTCCTGACTCTTCCTGAGAGAGATTGAAGTTAGGCTGGTTTGACAGGGGTATCGGTTGGGTGCGGGGATTGTTGTTATTACCCCTCCTGCGACGGGGTCTGACATTTTTTAGAGGGGGGGCTGCCGGGCAAATTGAGGCGTTAGCAGAGTGGTTCCCTCCGCATAACACACAAGTTGTTACAAATTTGCCCGTTGCCGGATCAGGTTGCCTGTCACAATTTACCGTGAGGTGATTGCCAGGGCATTTGACGCACCTGGGCGGCATCTCACAGTATTTCGCGGTGTGGCCATATCTCTGGCATCTCTGGCACTGAGCAACTCTGTTGCTCTTGTTGGGTGGTTCGATTTTGAGCCCACTGAGGCCACATACATGCTGAATGTCGAATATTTTTTTCCCTTTTTTAGTAAGGTCTAGTACAACTTTAACACCGTTGAATGGTTCGCGCTTGTCTTTCGGGCCTTTTAGCATTCTGGAAACTTCGAGAACTGGGAGATCTTGGCTGATAAGGTCGTTCTTGATATCATCAGTTTCGATGCTTACTGGTAAACCAAGGATGACCACCCTCAATTTCCTCTGTTTACCAGTAGGGTGGGAATGGAACCCGTCCTTTAGTAATTTGCGCCAGCCTCTATATTGTTCTGGGGTTTGTGTGTCGATGTAAAGAATGGATTCCTTAGTATATTTACATATGCCAACATGTGATCTTAGGAAACCCAGTTTTTTAATGTTAGCCTGCTTGGAGAGTGAGGCCCATCTGTTAGGGTCATAAACTACTAAAGAGGGGGGGGATCTGGGCTTCCGTTTTGGCTGGTCCTCTTCCTCATCCTCTTCTGTGTAATTGTCAAAGTCGTCGTCCTCAACGATGGAGTCGTTGTCCTCGTCATCATATACCAATTCCATCTCTTGGGTGTTCTGAGATGTAAATTGCGAGCGGTGGTTTGGAGATTGTGAAAGAATGTGGGCTGGCGACGCGTGGCGGCTGGCTTGGGAATTGTCATTATTACGACCTGGTTGAGGTTGAGGCCATTTACCTTGAGGTAGGTGAGAAAAAGGGTTCTGCGAAATCGGTATAGTTGGGTGGGATTGAatggtggggggggggggagtctTAACTGAAGGCTTCCTCCTCCTACTTTTTCTTGCTTTGGCCTGTTCGTAGTCCTCGTCTGATCTTATAGAGGAGAATTCTCCGTCAGACCCGCTGTCTGTATTACTTAACTTGTCTCTGACGCTATTTGATTTGGACACGTTACCACGGTTGGCGCTCATTATCATATTGTAAATTTCGTTAGTTTGGGGGGAACGCGACCTAGACCTGGGGGTACGCACTTCCTCGTGAGAGGGAGAGGTTAATCTGTAAGGATGTGAGCGAGAGGATGCACTAACGCTGCGTTGGGACAGTGATTGTGAACGAGAGCGATGGCTGCCACGATGGCGCGCCTCTAAGTCTCGTCTTCGAAAGTCAAATTTGTCTGATTTTAATGTTGTCATGTCCTGTGAATAGTGACTGTTTATATTGCGAGTGGGTGTAACCCTACCTTGAGCCGCTGGGGTGTCCGCGTAGTTGTTGACTGTCGGCTGCGGGGGCCGCCGCTCCTGCGAAGCTACTGGGGGCTGGCTAGGAGCCGGCGCGGATGCACCGGTAAAGCCAGCGGCGCTGGCCGCTGCCGctaatttgtttttgtgttcgagCCATTGCCCGTGCAGGTGTGGACAATACGAGTCCACGAACATGTCCATTACTTCCGTACGTGTTGTCATGTTGACTTTTCGCTCGCCCCCAGTACCCTGTACCGGGGGGGATGATGTAAAGGGTGGAGGGAGGGAGGGCACTGAGTTATCAATGATTTGGTTATTATTTTGTCCCAGTAGACAACCGAACACTAGAGGTGGCACTGTTTATGAGTCTCTGTCTCTTTAATTACACTGCACAGCAATCCGGTAATAAAGCGCACGGAGCAGGGCTACAACGTGGCTTGGGCACTATTTGAAAATCCAACACGCGGAGCCAGGCTCAACGCGGCGATGATACGTACACTAGAACCAGCACGCGGAGCCAGGCTCAACGCGGCGATAACACGGTAAACTTTACCAGCACGCGGAGCCAGGCTCAACGCGGCGGTGGAAAGGTCGGCACTCGATGCGAACGACAACGAGGCACGcgtgcgcgcggcgcggcgtccggagcgggaatctctgtctgtctgtgaacaaaaatttttgatattttgtttatattaggCGCGGCGAACGGGAAATAGGGGACTAAAGATCGAGCGTTACGCCGGCGTTATCTCGACCAATAGCGTTCGTGCATCATTAGCATCGTCGGTTGGCAAGGTGGGGAGTGAGAGCGCGTgttgatattataataatactgACGAATTTACTATTAATGTAATGAAAAGAATATTAATGATTTAGTTAACAGAtctcatttaaatatatattatatataattagaTCTGTTATTGTCCATTTTAA
The DNA window shown above is from Cydia amplana chromosome 25, ilCydAmpl1.1, whole genome shotgun sequence and carries:
- the LOC134659735 gene encoding histone H2B, with protein sequence MPPKTSGKAAKKSGKAQKNISKSDSKKKKKHKRKESYAIYIYKVLKQVHPDTGISSKAMSIMNSFVNDIFERIAAEASRLAHYNKRSTITSREVQTSVRLLLPGELAKHAVSEGTKAVTKYTSSK